In a single window of the Gossypium hirsutum isolate 1008001.06 chromosome A13, Gossypium_hirsutum_v2.1, whole genome shotgun sequence genome:
- the LOC107893637 gene encoding membrane-bound transcription factor site-2 protease homolog: protein MRLNRARRHGAARLPLRASPPLIHRVMATVNAISCWYCDLKIYALNEPLFRFGRKHNMILKLWFSIGTGFGLTALIGVTWILIWQLFLSSDTRLSNLFSSLLFGFSPSLRISMSDAGYLFISTLVSVSVHEFGHAIALASEGIQLEYIAVFIAVLFPGALVAFDYDLLQALPRLTSLRVYCAGIWHNAVFCALCGLLLFLRPVILFPFYMHAESPLILEVASPLSEFLSPGDAIASLDGAAIHSMQDWIEMTALLDKKILHNSSDSHYFKGFGAVDSRKGYCVPNALLEDGKNVQLAKNQSVCPEDFTAFVKIYCFDPSKSVDMDGEDVDLGRKENALCLNTKDIVNLEKCNGRGKVKKNGSSCMCSEDESCLSPVQFPDLMWIEITYSRLYSRECLQLRSSLLDSNTSSDAVEQTCGGTFIFVGDMISMAHSVQLTEYQPRWGVFLSKYLPNKLEKSLICTFHVSLALALLNSLPVYFLDGESILEVALSHFTSLSSRKTRKIHQVCVVGGSLVSVLAFLRMTFINFF from the exons ATGAGATTGAACCGAGCAAGAAGGCATGGAGCAGCCCGCCTCCCTCTTCGTGCTTCTCCTCCTCTAATCCACCGCGTGATGGCTACCGTCAACGCCATTTCCTGCTGGTACTGCGACCTCAAAATCTACGCCCTCAACGAACCTCTCTTCCGGTTCGGCCGAAAGCACAACATGATTCTTAAACTCTGGTTTTCCATTGGCACTGGTTTCGGCCTAACGGCACTCATCGGAGTCACTTGGATTCTTATCTGGCAACTATTCCTTAGCTCCGACACGCGGTTAAGCAACCTTTTCAGCTCCCTTTTGTTCGGCTTTTCCCCTTCTTTAAGAATCTCAATGTCGGATGCCGGATATTTGTTCATCTCCACTTTGGTCTCCGTTTCCGTCCATGAATTTGGCCACGCTATCGCCCTTGCAAG TGAGGGAATTCAATTGGAGTACATTGCAGTTTTTATTGCGGTTCTATTCCCTGGTGCTCTAGTTGCTTTTGATTATGATTTGCTGCAGGCATTGCCTCGATTAACCTCTCTTCGCGTATATTGTGCTGGTATTTGGCATAATGCAGTG TTCTGTGCACTTTGTGGGTTGTTGTTGTTCCTGCGGCCCGTGATCCTGTTTCCCTTTTACATGCATGCCGAGAGCCCTTTG ATCTTGGAAGTAGCATCACCGTTATCTGAGTTTTTGTCTCCTGGGGATGCAATAGCGTCATTGGATGGTGCAGCCATCCATAGCATGCAAGATTGGATAGAGATGACTGCTCTACTAGATAAAAAGATACTTCACAATTCAAGTGATTCCCATTACTTTAAAGGTTTTGGTGCTGTAGATAGCAGAAAGGGGTACTGCGTGCCTAATGCCTTGTTGGAAGATGGCAAGAATGTTCAATTGGCCAAAAACCAATCTGTTTGCCCTGAAGATTTCACGGCATTTGTGAAAATTTACTGCTTTGATCCAAGTAAGTCAGTAGATATGGATGGTGAAGATGTTGATCTTGGAAGAAAGGAAAATGCACTCTGTTTGAATACAAAGGATATTGTCAATCTCGAAAAATGTAATGGACGgggaaaagtaaagaaaaatggaagcagtTGTATGTGTTCCGAG GATGAGTCTTGCTTAAGTCCGGTTCAGTTTCCAGATTTGATGTGGATAGAGATTACATATTCACGTCTTTATTCAAGAGAATGCTTACAACTTAGAAGTTCCCTTTTAGATTCCAACACTTCTTCGGATGCTGTAGAACAAACATGTGGTGGGACTTTTATTTTTGTAGGTGACATGATATCGATGGCGCATTCAGTTCAGTTGACTGAATATCAACCTCGGTGGGGGGTTTTTCTCAGCAAATATCTTCCAAATAAACTGGAAAAGAGCTTAATATGCACATTCCACGTTTCTCTAGCGTTAGCTCTTCTCAATAGTTTACCC GTATATTTCCTAGATGGGGAATCGATTTTGGAGGTGGCATTGTCCCATTTCACATCATTGAGCtcaagaaaaacaagaaaaatccaTCAAGTATGTGTTGTGGGAGGGAGTTTGGTTTCAGTTCTGGCCTTCTTGAGGATGACGTTTATCAATTTCTTCTAG